The following are from one region of the Cervus canadensis isolate Bull #8, Minnesota chromosome 21, ASM1932006v1, whole genome shotgun sequence genome:
- the FAM71C gene encoding LOW QUALITY PROTEIN: protein FAM71C (The sequence of the model RefSeq protein was modified relative to this genomic sequence to represent the inferred CDS: inserted 3 bases in 2 codons) yields MDKGLCAYYTAKSSLAMRMFKTSVGKLQRQVYEGEYPIFQYAPVCASDFIQVSRKGDVMDLHNRTRMVTXGVAGTSPHLTLPDVMLLAPPAATCDDPNRHSPAAQERGKXATQILGLTRLLPLKFVEISIHNSKKQQLRLKLATGHSFYLQLCPPPDRGDLFIQWKNLIYILRPSAKAHSTTRATPARNILDITGFKKEKKCPVVKSQKDGARVLRENS; encoded by the exons ATGGACAAAGGTCTGTGTG CATACTACACAGCCAAAAGCAGTCTTGCCATGCGTATGTTTAAGACCTCCGTGGGGAAACTGCAGCGACAAGTGTACGAGGGGGAGTACCCTATATTCCAATATGCGCCAGTGTGTGCGAGTGACTTCATACAGGTCAGCAGGAAAGGAGACGTGATGGATCTGCACAACCGCACCCGAATGGTGAC GGGCGTCGCTGGCACCAGCCCCCACCTCACACTGCCTGATGTCATGCTGCTGGCCCCACCAGCTGCCACCTGTGATGACCCTAACAGGCACAGCCCTGCTGCCCAGGAGAGAGGTA AAGCTACACAGATTTTAGGGCTAACCAGGCTGCTTCCCTTGAAGTTCGTAGAGATATCCATTCATAACAGTAAAAAACAACAGCTCCGCCTGAAGCTTGCCACTGGCCACTCTTTTTACCTTCAGCTGTGTCCCCCTCCAGATAGAGGGGATCTTTTTATTCAGTGGAAAAACCTAATTTATATCCTGAGACCATCAGCAAAGGCTCACAGCACAACCCGGGCCACCCCAGCTAGGAACATTCTGGACATAACTGGatttaagaaagagaagaagtgcccagtggttaagtctcAAAAAGATGGGGCCAGGGTGCTTAGGGAGAATAGCTAA